A genomic segment from Modestobacter roseus encodes:
- the ileS gene encoding isoleucine--tRNA ligase: protein MSAPSGPFRALPPQVDLPALEHEVLEQWEADKVFARSLEGSADKPQWVFYEGPPTANGRPGTHHIEARAFKDVFPRFKTMQGFHVPRRAGWDCHGLPVEIAVEQELGFAGKPDIERFGIAEFNAKCRESVERHVDAFAELTHRMGYWVDMSTAYRTMDASYIESVWWSLKQVFDKGLLVEDHRVAPYCPRCGTGLSDHEVAQGYETLTDPSVYVRLPVTDGEWAGRADLLVWTTTPWTLPSNTAVAVHPDVTYVVARTGAGTFVVAEPLLTAVLGEDGPDNPVEVLARTTGRDWERVHYQRPFELVEFPEGDTHYVVLADYVTTDDGTGLVHQSPAFGAEDFAVCRGYGLPVVNPIDPTGHFAAEVPLVGGHFFKAADPTLVQDLSDRGVLFRELRYEHSYPHCWRCHTPLMYYAQPSWYIRTSQVKDQLLAQNERTHWHPESIQWGRYGDWLNNNVDWALSRDRYWGTPLPIWRNDADPTRMVVVGSLAELSELTGTDLSDLDPHRPFIDDVTFTVPGEKGTYRRVRQVIDAWYDSGSMPFAQWGAPHRNKAEFEAAYPAQFIAEAIDQTRGWFYTLMAVGTLVFEQSSYENVLCLGHILAEDGRKMSKHLGNILEPMPLMDRHGADAVRWFMLAGGSPWSARRVGHETLSEVVRKVLLTYWNTASFFTLYAETNGWDPAATPAPPRAERPLLDRWALAELASVTAGVTDALEQFDTQTAGRLLATFVDDLSNWYVRRSRRRFWDGDPAALGTLHEVLDGLTRLMAPFTPFLTERVWRSAVLPGAEGATDSVHLADWPTVDADARDDALVEQVALVRRLVELGRSARTTSKVRTRQPLARALVSAPGWSQLPRDLVAEVADELNVAGLEELAAVGGDLVDVSVKIDFRALGRRLGKQVQAVATAVAATDAADLVAAYRAGNAAVEVDGTPVALEDGDLIVTETPREGWTVASAGGLTVALDLTLTPELERAGLVREVVRLVQEARKASGLAVSDRIQVWWTGEGALAAALTEAGGTWAGEVLATAVHAQTAGTGDGLEGPAGARFWIARA, encoded by the coding sequence GTGAGTGCGCCTTCCGGGCCCTTCCGGGCCCTTCCTCCCCAGGTCGACCTGCCGGCCCTCGAGCACGAGGTCCTCGAGCAGTGGGAGGCCGACAAGGTCTTCGCCCGCTCCCTGGAGGGCTCCGCCGACAAGCCGCAGTGGGTGTTCTACGAGGGCCCGCCGACGGCGAACGGCCGCCCCGGCACGCACCACATCGAGGCGCGGGCGTTCAAGGACGTCTTCCCGCGGTTCAAGACGATGCAGGGCTTCCACGTCCCGCGTCGCGCCGGCTGGGACTGCCACGGCCTGCCGGTGGAGATCGCCGTCGAGCAGGAGCTGGGCTTCGCCGGCAAGCCGGACATCGAGCGGTTCGGCATCGCCGAGTTCAACGCCAAGTGCCGGGAGTCGGTCGAGCGGCACGTCGACGCGTTCGCCGAGCTCACCCACCGGATGGGCTACTGGGTCGACATGTCGACCGCGTACCGGACGATGGACGCCAGCTACATCGAGAGCGTCTGGTGGTCGCTGAAGCAGGTCTTCGACAAGGGCCTGCTGGTCGAGGACCACCGGGTCGCGCCGTACTGCCCGCGCTGCGGCACCGGCCTGTCCGACCACGAGGTGGCCCAGGGCTACGAGACGCTGACCGACCCGTCGGTCTACGTCCGGCTGCCGGTCACCGACGGCGAGTGGGCCGGCAGGGCCGACCTGCTGGTCTGGACGACGACGCCGTGGACGCTGCCGTCCAACACCGCGGTCGCCGTGCACCCCGACGTCACCTACGTCGTGGCCCGCACCGGCGCCGGCACCTTCGTCGTGGCCGAGCCGCTGCTCACCGCGGTGCTGGGCGAGGACGGCCCGGACAACCCGGTCGAGGTGCTGGCCCGCACCACCGGGCGCGACTGGGAGCGGGTGCACTACCAGCGTCCGTTCGAGCTGGTGGAGTTCCCCGAGGGCGACACGCACTACGTCGTCCTGGCCGACTACGTGACCACCGACGACGGCACCGGGCTGGTGCACCAGTCCCCCGCGTTCGGCGCGGAGGACTTCGCGGTGTGCCGCGGCTACGGCCTGCCGGTGGTCAACCCGATCGACCCGACCGGTCACTTCGCCGCCGAGGTGCCGCTGGTGGGCGGGCACTTCTTCAAGGCCGCCGACCCGACGCTGGTGCAGGACCTGTCCGACCGCGGGGTGCTGTTCCGGGAGCTGCGCTACGAGCACAGCTACCCGCACTGCTGGCGCTGCCACACGCCGCTCATGTACTACGCGCAGCCGTCCTGGTACATCCGCACCAGCCAGGTCAAGGACCAGCTGCTCGCGCAGAACGAGCGCACCCACTGGCACCCGGAGAGCATCCAGTGGGGCCGCTACGGCGACTGGCTCAACAACAACGTCGACTGGGCGCTGTCCCGGGACCGGTACTGGGGCACGCCGCTGCCGATCTGGCGCAACGACGCCGACCCGACCCGGATGGTGGTCGTCGGGTCGCTGGCCGAGCTCTCGGAGCTGACCGGCACCGACCTGTCCGACCTGGACCCGCACCGGCCGTTCATCGACGACGTGACCTTCACCGTGCCCGGCGAGAAGGGCACCTACCGGCGGGTCCGCCAGGTCATCGACGCCTGGTACGACTCCGGGTCGATGCCCTTCGCCCAGTGGGGCGCACCGCACCGCAACAAGGCGGAGTTCGAGGCGGCCTACCCGGCCCAGTTCATCGCCGAGGCGATCGACCAGACCCGCGGCTGGTTCTACACGCTGATGGCCGTCGGCACGCTGGTGTTCGAGCAGAGCTCCTACGAGAACGTGCTGTGCCTCGGGCACATCCTGGCCGAGGACGGCCGGAAGATGAGCAAGCACCTGGGCAACATCCTCGAGCCGATGCCGCTGATGGACCGGCACGGCGCCGACGCCGTCCGCTGGTTCATGCTCGCCGGCGGCTCGCCGTGGTCGGCCCGCCGGGTCGGCCACGAGACGCTGTCCGAGGTCGTCCGCAAGGTGCTGCTGACCTACTGGAACACCGCGAGCTTCTTCACCCTCTACGCCGAGACCAACGGCTGGGACCCGGCCGCCACCCCCGCTCCCCCGCGGGCGGAGCGGCCGCTGCTGGACCGCTGGGCGCTCGCCGAGCTGGCCTCGGTCACCGCCGGGGTCACCGACGCCCTGGAGCAGTTCGACACCCAGACCGCCGGACGGCTGCTGGCGACCTTCGTCGACGACCTGTCCAACTGGTACGTGCGGCGCAGCCGTCGCCGGTTCTGGGACGGCGACCCGGCCGCGCTGGGCACGCTGCACGAGGTGCTCGACGGCCTGACCCGGCTGATGGCGCCGTTCACCCCGTTCCTCACCGAGCGGGTGTGGCGCAGCGCCGTCCTGCCCGGCGCGGAGGGTGCCACCGACTCCGTGCACCTGGCCGACTGGCCGACCGTGGACGCCGACGCCCGCGACGACGCGCTGGTCGAGCAGGTCGCCCTGGTGCGCCGGCTGGTCGAGCTGGGCCGGTCGGCACGGACGACGTCGAAGGTGCGCACCCGGCAGCCGCTGGCCCGCGCCCTCGTCTCCGCCCCGGGCTGGTCGCAGCTGCCCCGCGACCTGGTCGCCGAGGTGGCCGACGAGCTCAACGTCGCCGGGCTGGAGGAGCTGGCCGCGGTCGGCGGCGACCTCGTCGACGTGAGCGTGAAGATCGACTTCCGCGCCCTGGGGCGCCGGCTGGGCAAGCAGGTGCAGGCCGTCGCCACGGCGGTCGCCGCCACCGACGCCGCCGACCTGGTCGCCGCCTACCGGGCCGGGAACGCCGCCGTCGAGGTGGACGGCACCCCGGTGGCGCTCGAGGACGGGGACCTGATCGTCACCGAGACCCCGCGGGAGGGGTGGACGGTCGCCTCGGCCGGTGGCCTCACCGTCGCCCTGGACCTCACCCTCACGCCGGAACTGGAGCGCGCCGGGCTGGTGCGCGAGGTGGTCCGGCTGGTGCAGGAGGCCCGCAAGGCCAGCGGGCTGGCGGTGAGCGACCGGATCCAGGTGTGGTGGACCGGCGAGGGCGCCCTGGCCGCGGCGCTGACCGAGGCCGGCGGCACGTGGGCCGGTGAGGTGCTGGCCACCGCGGTGCACGCGCAGACCGCCGGCACCGGCGACGGCCTCGAGGGGCCGGCGGGCGCGCGGTTCTGGATCGCCCGGGCCTGA